A single region of the Duganella sp. BuS-21 genome encodes:
- a CDS encoding pirin family protein: MTVQVNTKVSDQVSNARSVERIITGQAVMDGAGVKINRVLTQTLQRRLDPFLMLDNFGSDQANDYIAGFPSHPHRGFETVTYMIEGRMRHKDSAGNEGLLTNGGVQWMTAGRGVIHSEMPEQEDGVMEGFQLWLNLPAKDKLRDPWYRDFNGADVPVFDTEQGAAVKVIAGRSHGVDGAVQREVTEPLYLDVHLPAGASFSQVLPEGHNAFIFTYRGSVNVDGKAVASGRMAILANTKGADGVVVSTDEASRFILIAGQPLNEPIAQYGPFVMNTQAEIFAAVEDFRAGKLGEEAQA, from the coding sequence TGGCGCCGGCGTGAAGATCAACCGCGTGCTGACGCAAACGCTGCAACGCCGCCTCGATCCGTTCCTGATGCTCGACAACTTCGGCAGCGACCAGGCCAACGATTACATCGCCGGTTTTCCGAGCCACCCGCATCGCGGCTTTGAAACGGTGACCTACATGATCGAAGGCCGCATGCGCCACAAGGACAGCGCCGGCAACGAAGGCCTGCTGACCAACGGCGGCGTGCAATGGATGACGGCCGGCCGTGGCGTGATCCACTCCGAAATGCCGGAGCAGGAAGACGGCGTGATGGAAGGCTTCCAGCTGTGGCTCAACCTGCCGGCCAAGGACAAGCTGCGCGACCCGTGGTATCGCGACTTCAACGGCGCAGATGTGCCGGTGTTCGACACCGAGCAAGGCGCGGCGGTCAAAGTGATTGCAGGACGCAGCCACGGTGTGGATGGCGCCGTGCAACGCGAAGTCACCGAGCCGCTGTACCTGGACGTGCATCTGCCGGCCGGCGCCAGCTTCAGCCAGGTGCTGCCGGAAGGTCACAACGCCTTCATCTTCACCTATCGCGGATCGGTGAATGTGGATGGCAAGGCGGTGGCATCGGGCCGCATGGCGATCTTGGCCAACACCAAGGGTGCGGATGGCGTGGTAGTGAGTACGGACGAAGCCAGCCGCTTCATCCTGATCGCCGGCCAGCCGCTGAACGAGCCGATTGCGCAATACGGCCCGTTCGTGATGAACACCCAGGCCGAAATCTTCGCCGCCGTCGAAGACTTCCGCGCTGGCAAGCTGGGTGAAGAAGCCCAGGCGTAA
- a CDS encoding acyltransferase — translation MNSPSIGRNSGLDTLRALAIVLVFTNHYMIFVSGNPTFGWVSEIGWAGVDLFFALSGYLIGNQILGGIRQQQVGTARFSLARFYARRLLRTLPNFYVVLALYALWPTMRGTSSMPPLWQFLTFTQNISLTPGTAFSHAWSLCVEEQFYFLLPALALSIAMLRKSLVWAWVAVLAALVGGMVIRSVLWQGLESAEFGGSSYYTTIYYASWCRFDELVCGVAIALLKNYHAGAWARVTSYGNWTLAAGAALLTVTWNLLLEDHYGYAMTVYGYPLLGLSFSLLLVAALSSGSLLQRWRVPGAASLALWSYAIYLTHKQLCVLLRAPLQAQGWGPESWQTLIIMGMASVFAGCLLYLLVETPFMKLRDRYVPSNYRKEVSPSQSHQTATV, via the coding sequence ATGAATTCTCCCTCCATCGGCCGCAATTCCGGCCTCGACACCCTGCGCGCGCTGGCCATAGTGCTGGTGTTTACCAACCACTACATGATCTTCGTCAGCGGCAATCCGACCTTCGGCTGGGTGAGCGAGATCGGCTGGGCCGGCGTGGACCTGTTCTTCGCCCTCAGCGGCTACCTGATCGGCAACCAGATCCTGGGCGGCATCCGTCAGCAGCAGGTGGGGACGGCGCGCTTTTCGTTGGCGCGGTTTTACGCGCGGCGTTTGTTGCGCACCTTGCCGAATTTTTACGTGGTGCTGGCGTTGTACGCCTTGTGGCCGACGATGCGCGGCACCAGCAGCATGCCGCCGTTGTGGCAGTTCCTGACCTTTACGCAGAATATCTCGCTGACGCCGGGCACGGCGTTCTCGCACGCGTGGTCGCTGTGTGTGGAGGAGCAGTTCTACTTCCTGCTGCCGGCGCTGGCCTTGTCGATCGCCATGCTGCGCAAGTCGCTGGTCTGGGCCTGGGTGGCGGTGCTGGCGGCGCTGGTCGGCGGGATGGTGATCCGCAGCGTGCTCTGGCAAGGCCTGGAGTCGGCCGAGTTTGGCGGCAGCAGCTACTACACGACGATCTATTACGCCTCATGGTGCCGCTTCGATGAACTGGTGTGCGGCGTGGCGATCGCGCTGCTGAAGAATTATCACGCCGGCGCCTGGGCGCGTGTCACGTCCTATGGCAACTGGACCTTGGCCGCCGGCGCGGCGCTGTTGACGGTGACGTGGAACCTGCTGCTGGAGGACCACTACGGCTATGCAATGACGGTGTACGGATACCCGCTGCTGGGCCTGAGTTTCAGCCTGCTGTTGGTCGCGGCGCTGAGTTCCGGTTCGCTGCTGCAGCGCTGGCGCGTGCCGGGTGCGGCAAGCCTGGCGTTGTGGTCGTACGCGATCTACCTGACGCACAAGCAGCTATGCGTACTGCTGCGCGCGCCGTTGCAGGCGCAGGGCTGGGGGCCGGAAAGCTGGCAGACCCTGATCATCATGGGCATGGCCAGCGTGTTTGCCGGCTGCTTGTTGTATCTGCTGGTGGAAACGCCGTTCATGAAACTGCGCGACCGTTACGTGCCATCGAACTACCGCAAGGAGGTTAGCCCATCTCAATCACATCAAACGGCGACTGTGTAG
- a CDS encoding DUF1906 domain-containing protein, whose protein sequence is MTVLAGVKAPFELTQYAIAIKQQGIDFVIRHYSHQAGKSLSLAEARALTEAGLQIGVLWEAPDAHLSYYTRAQGCADGAAAFLMAQSVISQPSGSVIYFAAPDLAEEDGAIVRYLEGVNQAFRAAAPGERHYQVGVYGSADCCEAMMARGLASLSWLADDDEPAYAGYSLRQQAGALLSVDDGRRISVGRACTSAERPAGLFRVL, encoded by the coding sequence ATGACTGTTTTAGCCGGCGTGAAAGCGCCGTTTGAGCTGACCCAGTACGCGATAGCGATCAAACAACAGGGCATCGATTTCGTGATTCGCCATTACAGCCACCAGGCCGGCAAGAGCCTGTCGCTGGCCGAAGCGCGCGCGCTGACCGAGGCCGGGCTGCAGATCGGCGTGCTGTGGGAGGCGCCGGACGCCCATCTCAGTTACTACACCCGGGCCCAGGGTTGCGCCGACGGGGCGGCCGCTTTCCTGATGGCGCAGTCGGTCATCAGCCAGCCGTCCGGCTCGGTGATTTACTTTGCCGCGCCGGACCTGGCCGAGGAGGACGGCGCCATCGTCCGCTATCTGGAGGGGGTGAACCAGGCGTTCCGCGCCGCCGCGCCGGGCGAGCGCCACTACCAGGTGGGCGTGTACGGCTCGGCCGACTGCTGCGAGGCGATGATGGCGCGCGGCCTGGCCAGCCTGAGTTGGCTGGCCGATGACGACGAACCGGCGTACGCCGGCTACAGTCTGCGCCAGCAGGCCGGCGCGCTGCTGTCGGTGGACGATGGCCGCCGCATCAGCGTCGGCCGGGCCTGCACCAGCGCCGAGCGTCCGGCCGGCTTGTTCCGGGTGCTGTAA